A portion of the Krasilnikovia cinnamomea genome contains these proteins:
- a CDS encoding metal ABC transporter ATP-binding protein: MTEAALRFTGASLGYHGVPVLTGIDLAVPAGQHLALVGPNGAGKSTLIKSVVGLAQVLGGTATVFGRAPGRARDLCAYVPQASDLDPDFPVTAEHVVLMGRYRRIGWWRPTRAADRQAARDALTLVGLAGQAGRRFGLLSGGQRQRVLLARAVASEPRLLLLDEPFNGVDTVSQHAILVALRGLSAAGTAVVLSTHDLALARDLADTVCLVNGRQWAAGPPQHALAADTLRQAYGGNAIDVDDRRTVLVEP; this comes from the coding sequence ATGACCGAAGCCGCCCTGCGCTTCACCGGCGCCAGTCTCGGCTACCACGGCGTACCCGTGCTGACCGGAATCGACCTCGCCGTGCCCGCCGGGCAGCACCTCGCCCTCGTCGGCCCCAACGGCGCCGGGAAGTCCACTCTGATCAAGTCCGTCGTCGGCCTCGCGCAGGTGCTCGGCGGCACCGCCACGGTCTTCGGCCGCGCCCCCGGCCGCGCCCGGGACCTGTGCGCGTACGTACCGCAGGCCAGCGACCTCGACCCCGACTTCCCGGTCACCGCCGAACACGTCGTGCTGATGGGCCGATACCGGCGCATCGGCTGGTGGCGGCCCACCCGGGCAGCCGACCGGCAGGCTGCCCGCGACGCCCTCACCCTGGTCGGGCTCGCCGGCCAGGCCGGCCGCCGCTTCGGGCTGCTCTCCGGCGGGCAACGGCAGCGGGTCCTACTCGCCCGCGCCGTCGCGTCCGAACCCCGGCTGCTGCTGCTGGACGAACCGTTCAACGGCGTCGACACGGTCAGCCAGCACGCCATCCTGGTCGCCCTGCGCGGCCTGAGCGCGGCCGGGACCGCGGTGGTGCTCAGCACCCACGACCTCGCGCTCGCCCGCGATCTCGCCGATACGGTCTGCCTGGTCAACGGCCGCCAATGGGCGGCCGGCCCGCCCCAGCACGCACTCGCCGCCGACACCCTGCGCCAGGCGTACGGCGGGAACGCCATCGACGTGGACGACAGGCGCACGGTGCTGGTGGAGCCGTGA
- a CDS encoding metal ABC transporter substrate-binding protein yields MKRWRHTHTHAHTLAAVSATLLALTGCGSHGNAADAGPSADGPLAVVATTPEVADFVRNIGGADVAVTQIIKPNVDPHDYEPTPADIRAIATARIVVKNGVGLERWLDQSIASAGFTGTVVDSSQGVPQRKRDPGVQEATGGDPHIWHNPRNAKTMVTNIERSLAAADPGRAATFAANLATYTAKLDKLDADTEAAFARLPAAERKLVTDHDAFGYYVDRYQLTFIGSVIPSMDTSAELSGKQLTDLVDKIKSTGTKAIFTESALSPKTAEAIARQAGVKVVGGADALYGDSLGPAGTPQGTYLGAEEHNTRVIVTALGGRP; encoded by the coding sequence GTGAAACGTTGGCGACACACCCACACCCACGCCCACACCCTCGCGGCCGTGTCCGCGACCCTGCTCGCCCTCACCGGCTGCGGCTCGCACGGCAACGCCGCCGACGCCGGGCCGAGCGCCGACGGCCCGCTCGCCGTGGTCGCCACGACACCCGAGGTCGCCGACTTCGTCCGCAACATCGGCGGCGCAGACGTCGCAGTCACCCAGATCATCAAGCCCAATGTGGACCCCCACGACTACGAGCCCACCCCGGCCGACATCCGCGCCATCGCCACCGCCCGGATCGTCGTCAAGAACGGCGTCGGACTCGAGCGCTGGCTCGACCAGAGCATCGCCTCCGCCGGCTTCACCGGTACCGTCGTCGATTCCAGCCAGGGCGTCCCGCAGCGCAAGCGCGACCCCGGCGTGCAGGAGGCGACCGGCGGCGACCCGCACATCTGGCACAACCCCCGCAACGCCAAGACCATGGTGACCAACATCGAACGGAGCCTCGCCGCCGCCGACCCGGGCCGCGCCGCCACCTTCGCCGCGAACCTCGCCACCTACACGGCCAAACTCGACAAGCTCGATGCCGACACCGAAGCCGCGTTCGCCCGGTTGCCCGCCGCCGAGCGCAAACTGGTCACCGACCACGACGCCTTCGGCTACTACGTCGACCGGTACCAACTGACGTTCATCGGTTCGGTGATCCCCAGCATGGACACCTCGGCGGAGCTGTCCGGCAAGCAGCTCACCGACCTGGTGGACAAGATCAAATCGACCGGCACCAAGGCGATCTTCACCGAGAGCGCACTGTCCCCCAAGACCGCCGAAGCCATCGCCCGGCAGGCCGGCGTCAAGGTGGTCGGCGGCGCGGACGCCCTGTACGGCGACAGTCTCGGCCCGGCCGGAACACCCCAGGGCACCTACCTCGGCGCCGAGGAGCACAACACCCGGGTCATCGTCACCGCGCTCGGCGGCCGACCATGA
- a CDS encoding TIGR03943 family putative permease subunit, whose product MNRLSQAVVMLLFGGAIVKATLTDIFLRYVKEGLRPFLIAAGALLIAAAVMTIWYELRPGSRPDAGEHEHDGHGHDGHEHDGHGHGSHEPRVGWLLILPVLGLLLVTPPALGSYSAGQAGSVAVAPADDANYPPLPAGDPVPIGLLDYATRAIFDDGKTLTGRTVQLTGFVAPGPDGEPMLARMVLNCCAADGRPIKVGLAGDTSVNAPADTWVQVVGVYSDRVGKDPVNQADVAYLAVQSWQQISEPKQPYE is encoded by the coding sequence GTGAACCGGCTCAGCCAGGCCGTGGTCATGCTCCTGTTCGGGGGCGCGATCGTCAAAGCCACGCTCACCGACATCTTCCTGCGCTACGTCAAGGAGGGCTTGCGGCCGTTCCTGATCGCCGCCGGGGCGCTGCTCATCGCGGCCGCCGTCATGACCATCTGGTACGAGCTGCGTCCCGGCTCCCGGCCCGACGCCGGCGAGCACGAGCACGACGGGCACGGGCACGACGGGCACGAGCACGACGGGCACGGGCATGGGAGTCATGAGCCGCGGGTCGGCTGGCTGCTCATCCTGCCGGTACTCGGGCTGCTGCTGGTCACCCCGCCGGCGCTGGGTTCGTACTCGGCCGGGCAGGCGGGCAGCGTCGCGGTCGCCCCGGCCGACGACGCGAACTACCCGCCGCTGCCGGCGGGTGACCCCGTGCCGATCGGCCTGCTCGACTACGCCACCCGCGCGATCTTCGACGACGGTAAGACGCTCACCGGGCGTACCGTGCAACTCACCGGATTCGTCGCACCCGGACCGGACGGCGAACCGATGCTGGCGCGCATGGTGCTGAACTGCTGCGCCGCGGACGGTCGCCCGATCAAGGTGGGGCTGGCCGGTGACACCAGCGTCAACGCGCCCGCGGACACCTGGGTACAGGTCGTCGGTGTCTACAGCGACCGGGTCGGCAAGGACCCGGTGAACCAGGCCGACGTGGCGTACCTGGCGGTGCAGAGCTGGCAGCAGATCAGCGAACCGAAGCAACCGTACGAATGA
- a CDS encoding permease produces MNAPRAVSAEDIDWTAQLEVGASAGPAGPQRTRGASRVGSLEVLAALLVLLVVFRGPLSGLVSGARAQTWTTVFVSVLVQAAPFLVFGVVLSAVIAVYVPRSFWAKALPRHPALAVPAASLAGIALPGCECGSVPIAGSLIRRGVTPAAALAFLLAAPAINPIVLTATVIAFPGNPEMAVARGAASLVVAVAMGWLWMRLGRTEWIRLPHRPDLDDLSRARAFWAACRHDIMHAGGFLVLGAAAAATINVLVPDAWLQSLAGNPVVSVLALAVLAVLLSICSEADAFVAASLSQFSLTSRLVFLVVGPMVDLKLISMQTGMFGRAFAWRFAPATFAAAVLVGAAFGAVLL; encoded by the coding sequence TTGAACGCACCTCGTGCGGTGAGCGCGGAGGACATCGATTGGACCGCGCAGCTGGAGGTCGGCGCCTCTGCCGGCCCGGCCGGCCCGCAGCGGACCCGCGGCGCGTCACGGGTCGGATCGCTGGAGGTCCTTGCTGCGCTGCTGGTGCTGCTGGTGGTCTTCCGTGGGCCGTTGAGCGGGCTGGTCTCCGGCGCCCGTGCGCAGACCTGGACCACCGTGTTCGTTTCGGTGCTCGTGCAGGCGGCCCCGTTCCTGGTCTTCGGAGTCGTGCTGTCCGCCGTCATCGCGGTCTACGTGCCCCGCTCGTTCTGGGCCAAGGCGCTGCCCCGGCACCCTGCTCTGGCCGTGCCCGCCGCTAGTCTGGCCGGGATCGCCCTGCCCGGCTGTGAGTGCGGCAGCGTCCCGATCGCCGGGTCGCTGATCCGGCGCGGTGTCACTCCGGCCGCCGCCCTGGCCTTCCTGCTTGCCGCGCCGGCGATCAACCCGATCGTGCTGACCGCAACCGTGATCGCGTTCCCGGGTAATCCGGAGATGGCCGTGGCGCGTGGCGCCGCGAGCCTGGTGGTCGCGGTCGCGATGGGCTGGCTGTGGATGCGACTTGGCAGGACGGAGTGGATTCGCCTGCCGCACCGCCCGGACCTTGACGACCTGTCCCGCGCGCGGGCGTTCTGGGCGGCATGCCGGCACGACATCATGCATGCCGGCGGCTTCCTGGTGCTGGGGGCGGCCGCGGCCGCCACGATCAACGTACTTGTCCCGGACGCCTGGCTGCAGAGCCTGGCCGGCAATCCGGTCGTGTCCGTGCTCGCGCTGGCGGTGCTGGCCGTACTGCTGTCGATCTGCAGCGAGGCGGACGCGTTCGTCGCGGCATCACTGTCGCAGTTCTCGCTGACCTCGCGCCTGGTGTTCCTCGTGGTAGGACCGATGGTCGACCTCAAACTGATATCGATGCAGACCGGGATGTTCGGGCGCGCCTTCGCGTGGCGATTCGCGCCCGCCACTTTCGCCGCCGCGGTCCTTGTGGGTGCCGCATTCGGGGCGGTGCTGCTGTGA
- a CDS encoding YibE/F family protein: protein MILLWPGHADVSGKQAGDQGGVRALGTVIAVVEQSCPPTARRQRCGSATVRVTDGPGAGTTTVVDLPDGPGAPALHIDDDIVLLHAPRALPGGPDYTVTDHQRSTPMAWMLGLTGLAILAFGRLRGVASLAGLAVSFAVLLLFIVPAIIDGSPPLLVAVVGASAIMFAALYLTHGVTVHTSVAVAGTLASLVLTGLLGAAFTAAMQLTGVAGDDDAFLAANRGDLDMRGLLLAGIVIGALGVLDDVTVTQAATVAEMAAAGPTTRLNLYRAASRIGRAHVASAVNTIVLAYAGAALPLLVLIATARQPVSQLLTSELLAQEILRSAVGTIGLVASVPITTALAAMVADLRPRPLRATT, encoded by the coding sequence ATGATTCTGCTCTGGCCGGGACACGCCGACGTGTCCGGGAAACAGGCAGGTGACCAGGGCGGGGTGCGGGCGCTCGGCACGGTGATCGCGGTCGTCGAGCAGAGCTGCCCGCCGACGGCCCGCCGGCAGCGCTGCGGCTCCGCGACCGTCCGCGTCACGGACGGCCCCGGCGCGGGCACGACGACAGTCGTCGACCTGCCCGACGGCCCCGGCGCACCGGCCCTGCACATCGACGACGACATCGTTCTTCTCCACGCGCCCCGCGCCCTGCCCGGTGGCCCCGACTACACCGTGACCGACCACCAGCGCAGCACGCCCATGGCGTGGATGCTGGGTCTGACCGGCCTGGCCATCCTCGCGTTCGGGCGCCTGCGGGGAGTCGCCTCACTGGCCGGCCTCGCGGTCAGCTTCGCCGTCCTGCTGCTGTTCATCGTCCCGGCCATCATCGACGGCTCACCACCGCTGCTCGTCGCCGTGGTCGGAGCCTCAGCGATCATGTTCGCGGCGCTGTATCTGACCCACGGCGTCACCGTGCATACCTCCGTCGCCGTCGCGGGCACCCTGGCCAGCCTCGTGCTCACTGGCCTGCTCGGCGCCGCCTTCACCGCCGCCATGCAGCTGACCGGCGTCGCCGGTGACGACGACGCGTTCCTAGCCGCCAACCGCGGCGATCTGGACATGCGCGGGCTGCTGCTCGCCGGGATCGTCATCGGTGCCCTGGGCGTGCTCGACGACGTCACCGTCACCCAGGCGGCCACCGTCGCCGAGATGGCCGCGGCCGGCCCCACCACCCGGCTCAACCTGTACCGGGCCGCCAGCCGCATCGGGCGCGCTCACGTCGCCTCCGCCGTCAACACCATCGTTCTCGCCTACGCCGGAGCCGCACTGCCCCTGCTGGTGCTGATCGCCACCGCACGTCAACCGGTGTCACAACTACTGACCAGCGAACTGCTGGCTCAGGAGATCCTGCGCAGCGCGGTCGGCACGATCGGCCTGGTTGCCTCCGTGCCGATAACCACCGCCCTCGCCGCGATGGTCGCGGACCTGCGCCCCCGGCCGCTGCGCGCCACCACATAG
- a CDS encoding three-helix bundle dimerization domain-containing protein, with protein MTNDAEVAQRAADIEREAIRQVVTVLQHRFPDLNDATVAGYVTDIHKRFDTARIRDFVPLLVEREAARALTRLADNTVPAPRTHPE; from the coding sequence GTGACCAATGATGCCGAAGTTGCGCAGCGGGCAGCCGACATCGAGCGCGAGGCTATTCGCCAGGTAGTCACCGTGCTCCAGCACCGCTTCCCGGATCTGAACGACGCTACCGTGGCCGGTTACGTCACCGACATCCACAAACGCTTCGACACCGCCCGCATCCGCGACTTCGTGCCACTACTCGTCGAACGTGAGGCCGCGCGCGCCCTGACCCGCCTCGCCGACAACACAGTCCCTGCGCCGCGCACACACCCGGAGTAG
- a CDS encoding Ppx/GppA phosphatase family protein, translating to MRLGVLDVGSNTVHLLIVDAHRGGHPNPMRSEKTELRLAEHLEAGQLTRAGAWGLVRAVARAKAAATIAGCEELLAFATSALRDADNSAAVLAQVRAETGVNLEVLSGEDEARYTFLAVRRWYGWSAGQLLVLDIGGGSLELAAGRDEDPEVALSLPLGAGRLTRQRLTDDPPPRRDVEALADDLDATLRPVAQLIRQAGPFELAVGTSKTFRSLARLAGAAPSGARLRARRTLTQVGLRQLFGFISRMAATDLANLDGVSPGRAHQLVAGALVAGAAMRALEVRELEICPWALREGVILRRLDTLGVPNPCQRPWPLTDRHPRRVVNLAQRQC from the coding sequence ATGCGGCTCGGCGTGCTGGATGTCGGTTCGAATACCGTGCACCTGCTGATCGTCGACGCGCACCGGGGCGGCCATCCCAATCCCATGCGTTCGGAAAAGACGGAGTTGCGGCTCGCCGAGCACCTCGAGGCGGGGCAGCTGACGAGAGCGGGAGCCTGGGGGCTGGTCCGTGCCGTAGCGCGGGCGAAGGCTGCCGCGACGATAGCGGGCTGCGAGGAGTTGCTCGCGTTCGCAACCTCGGCGCTGCGTGACGCGGACAACTCGGCTGCGGTCCTGGCACAGGTACGGGCCGAAACCGGCGTCAACTTGGAGGTGCTGTCCGGCGAAGACGAGGCCCGTTACACCTTCCTCGCGGTTCGCCGCTGGTACGGCTGGTCGGCCGGACAGCTATTGGTGCTGGACATCGGCGGCGGATCATTGGAGCTGGCCGCGGGTCGCGACGAAGACCCCGAGGTGGCGCTGTCACTGCCGCTGGGTGCCGGACGACTCACCAGGCAGCGGCTGACCGACGACCCACCCCCGCGGCGCGACGTCGAGGCCCTCGCCGATGACCTCGACGCGACCCTACGGCCGGTGGCCCAGCTGATACGGCAGGCGGGGCCATTCGAACTCGCCGTCGGCACATCCAAGACGTTTCGCTCGCTGGCTCGCCTCGCCGGGGCCGCCCCGTCCGGCGCCCGCCTGCGAGCCCGCCGGACCCTCACCCAAGTCGGACTGCGCCAGCTGTTTGGCTTCATCAGCCGGATGGCAGCAACCGACCTGGCCAACCTGGACGGAGTCAGTCCCGGCCGCGCCCACCAACTCGTGGCCGGCGCGCTGGTGGCCGGGGCCGCGATGCGGGCGCTGGAGGTCAGAGAGCTGGAGATTTGTCCGTGGGCGCTACGCGAAGGCGTGATCCTGCGCCGGCTGGACACACTTGGCGTACCCAACCCGTGCCAACGGCCATGGCCACTCACCGACCGGCACCCACGACGGGTCGTCAACCTCGCACAACGACAGTGCTGA
- a CDS encoding STAS domain-containing protein → MDVSTLEVRTEPDGTVVIRPRGVVGEADVVHLQQVLVRTVRKVRPSRLVLDLTDVFRLDPIAAGTMSAVCGLGDDHGVAVFVHNPSEHIADQLSTAGVPVQRLRRTAAMA, encoded by the coding sequence ATGGATGTGTCGACACTCGAGGTTCGCACCGAACCCGACGGGACGGTCGTCATCCGCCCGCGCGGCGTGGTCGGCGAAGCCGACGTCGTGCACCTCCAGCAAGTTCTCGTCCGCACCGTTCGCAAGGTTCGGCCTTCCCGGCTCGTCCTCGACCTGACCGACGTATTTCGCCTGGACCCGATCGCGGCGGGCACCATGTCCGCGGTTTGTGGCCTAGGCGACGATCACGGCGTCGCGGTGTTCGTCCACAACCCCTCGGAACACATCGCCGACCAACTCTCCACGGCCGGCGTGCCAGTCCAGCGGCTGCGCCGGACCGCCGCCATGGCCTGA
- a CDS encoding glycogen/starch/alpha-glucan phosphorylase has product MEQPNGPALRAIGTTAAEFERDLVSNLYFERGTTMESASAQDVYQSLAVTVRDRLVDRRARTATAHQAANPRCVYYLSAEYMLGRQLRQNLQYTGTEEVARDVLKGLGVSLDEIADFDVEPSLGNGGLGRLAACLLDALATADIPAVGYGIRYDLGLFRQAIVDGAQVERPDDWAFDGSPWEFPQQDDRQAVGFYGRVEVEAGRRRWIPEETVLGEPSHMLVPGYGTQTVNIVRLWRARADSDAFNLADFAAGRSAEAVQEVLRSENISKVLYPADSTEFGRELRLKQQYFLVSCSLWDIVRRFHLRNSDWTVFADKTVIQLNDTHPALAVPELMRLLVDEYELDWDTAWSITRRTFAYTCHTLLPEALETWPVALFERLLPRHLEIVYAINQTHLDEVESRFPGDGDLRRRLSLIQEEPERRIRMAHLAVVGSHAVNGVAELHSRLLAETTLADFARLWPERFRNVTNGVSPRRFLRLANPRLAALISERLGGEGWLTDLDQLRGLAALAGDSEFQRRWRVVKRDNKLDLAAYVRAATGVVLDPDALCDVHVKRFHEYKRQLLKLLHVITLHDRLRADPGADVPRTVVFAGKAAPSYHAVKRIIQLINGVAKVVNADPAVAGRLTVVFLPDYNVTRAELIVPAADLSEQISLAGKEASGTGNMKLALNGAVTVGTLDGANIELRDRVGADNFFLFGVDAACAAEVRRGDYRPGEIAGSDPELAAALAAIADGRYGAGFGDVLDTLLGRDEYLTLADYRAYLDAQDAAAAAWRDPARWTAMSIRNTAHCGFFSADRTVADYRDRIWHADPVPVPPR; this is encoded by the coding sequence ATGGAGCAGCCGAACGGCCCGGCACTGCGTGCCATCGGCACTACCGCGGCGGAGTTCGAGCGGGACCTGGTCAGCAACCTGTACTTCGAGCGCGGTACGACCATGGAGTCGGCCAGCGCCCAGGACGTCTACCAGAGCCTGGCGGTGACCGTCCGGGACCGGCTCGTCGACCGGCGGGCGCGCACGGCGACCGCTCACCAGGCGGCCAACCCGCGGTGCGTGTACTACCTGTCGGCCGAGTACATGCTGGGGCGTCAGCTGCGCCAGAACCTGCAGTACACCGGCACCGAAGAGGTCGCCCGCGACGTGCTCAAGGGGCTGGGCGTGTCGCTGGACGAGATCGCCGACTTCGACGTCGAGCCTAGCCTGGGCAACGGTGGCCTCGGGCGCCTCGCCGCCTGCCTGCTCGACGCGCTGGCCACGGCGGACATCCCGGCCGTGGGTTACGGCATCCGGTACGACCTGGGCTTGTTCCGACAGGCCATTGTCGATGGGGCGCAGGTCGAGCGCCCGGACGACTGGGCGTTCGACGGCAGCCCGTGGGAGTTTCCACAGCAGGACGACCGGCAGGCGGTGGGCTTCTACGGACGCGTCGAGGTCGAAGCGGGCCGGCGACGCTGGATCCCCGAGGAGACCGTGCTCGGCGAGCCCAGCCACATGCTGGTCCCGGGCTACGGCACCCAGACGGTCAACATCGTCCGGCTGTGGCGGGCACGGGCCGACAGCGACGCGTTCAACCTGGCCGACTTCGCCGCCGGCCGGTCCGCCGAGGCGGTGCAGGAGGTGCTCCGCTCGGAGAACATCAGCAAGGTGCTGTATCCGGCGGACAGCACTGAGTTCGGCCGGGAGCTGCGCCTGAAGCAGCAGTACTTCCTGGTCTCCTGCTCGCTGTGGGACATCGTGCGCCGGTTCCACCTGCGCAACAGCGACTGGACCGTGTTCGCCGACAAGACCGTCATTCAGCTCAACGACACCCACCCGGCCCTGGCCGTGCCCGAGCTGATGCGGCTGCTTGTCGACGAGTACGAGCTCGACTGGGACACGGCATGGTCGATCACCCGGCGAACCTTCGCCTACACCTGCCACACCCTGCTGCCCGAGGCGCTGGAAACCTGGCCGGTGGCCCTGTTCGAGCGGCTGCTGCCGCGCCACCTGGAGATCGTGTACGCGATCAACCAGACCCATCTCGACGAGGTGGAATCCCGCTTCCCCGGCGACGGGGACCTGCGCCGCCGCCTGTCGCTGATTCAGGAGGAACCGGAGCGCCGGATCCGGATGGCGCACCTGGCCGTCGTCGGCAGCCACGCGGTCAACGGCGTCGCCGAGCTGCACTCCCGGCTGCTCGCCGAGACCACCCTCGCGGACTTCGCCCGGCTGTGGCCGGAGCGCTTCCGCAACGTCACCAACGGGGTCTCGCCGCGCCGGTTCCTGCGTCTGGCCAACCCGCGGCTGGCCGCGCTGATCAGTGAGCGGCTCGGCGGCGAGGGCTGGCTCACCGACCTCGACCAGCTGCGCGGGCTGGCGGCGCTGGCCGGCGATTCGGAGTTCCAGCGGCGGTGGCGGGTGGTCAAGCGGGACAACAAACTGGACCTGGCCGCGTACGTCCGGGCCGCGACCGGCGTCGTGCTCGATCCTGACGCGCTGTGCGACGTGCACGTCAAGCGGTTCCACGAGTACAAGCGGCAGCTGCTCAAGCTGCTGCACGTCATCACGCTGCACGACCGGCTGCGCGCCGACCCGGGCGCGGACGTCCCCCGTACCGTGGTGTTTGCCGGCAAGGCGGCGCCCAGCTACCACGCGGTCAAACGAATCATTCAGTTGATCAACGGGGTGGCCAAGGTGGTGAACGCCGACCCGGCCGTCGCCGGGCGGCTCACCGTCGTGTTCCTGCCCGACTACAACGTCACGCGCGCCGAGCTGATCGTGCCCGCGGCGGACCTGTCCGAGCAGATCTCGCTGGCCGGCAAGGAAGCCTCCGGTACGGGCAACATGAAGCTCGCGCTCAACGGTGCGGTCACCGTCGGCACCCTCGACGGCGCGAACATCGAGCTGCGCGACCGCGTCGGCGCCGACAACTTCTTCCTGTTCGGCGTGGACGCGGCGTGCGCGGCCGAGGTGCGCCGAGGCGACTACCGGCCGGGGGAGATCGCCGGGTCCGACCCGGAGCTGGCCGCAGCGCTGGCGGCCATCGCGGACGGCCGGTACGGCGCCGGCTTCGGCGACGTGCTGGACACGCTGCTCGGCCGCGACGAGTACCTCACCCTCGCCGACTACCGCGCCTACCTGGACGCGCAGGACGCGGCGGCGGCCGCCTGGCGCGACCCGGCCCGCTGGACGGCGATGTCGATCCGCAACACCGCGCATTGCGGGTTCTTCTCCGCCGACCGTACGGTCGCCGATTACCGGGACCGGATCTGGCACGCCGACCCGGTCCCCGTCCCGCCTCGCTGA